A genomic segment from Propionibacteriaceae bacterium ZF39 encodes:
- a CDS encoding histidine kinase — protein MVKFEVIGDGGPAPWWRSVLWVLLGAVASLVSLVFSPEGAATGPEMDSNGPMVLVILGFGVGITLLVGLFWRHRVPFLLALGSAVASMLLSIGNAIPLLALAALIGRRKGPAVWWTAAFTAFTSSAVVIADATENPRAASVQKSLFAAVDAAPTDVVPGSPLVAVLSIVIGLAVAVGGGLLMRSQRETRSARVTAAEERATSDRLGDEVARRQERERIAREVHDAMGHRLSLLNLHAGALEANSTDPRVAESAHLVRTSATAAMDDLRSLLAVLRDPMAFENANVPLSKLPEVVRESFGAGQSLSSSIYIADPERADPALSRGVYRIVQELLTNARRHAPGEQLFLTVEGSPGRGIVIDARNRYVGGRTSEAGGSRGLTGITERAELLGGQMTYGLDDGGQTFRVHVELPWREA, from the coding sequence GTGGTGAAGTTCGAGGTGATCGGTGATGGCGGGCCAGCCCCCTGGTGGCGGTCGGTTCTCTGGGTGCTCCTGGGCGCCGTGGCCTCGCTCGTCAGCCTCGTCTTCTCACCGGAAGGGGCGGCGACAGGGCCGGAGATGGATTCCAACGGCCCCATGGTGCTGGTCATCCTCGGCTTCGGGGTGGGCATCACGCTGCTCGTGGGCCTTTTCTGGCGCCACCGCGTCCCGTTCCTGCTGGCGCTCGGAAGCGCCGTCGCCTCCATGTTGCTGTCGATCGGCAACGCCATCCCCCTGCTCGCACTGGCTGCGCTGATCGGGCGCCGCAAGGGCCCAGCCGTGTGGTGGACCGCGGCTTTCACCGCCTTCACGTCCAGCGCGGTCGTGATCGCTGATGCGACTGAAAACCCGCGAGCCGCCTCTGTCCAGAAGTCGCTCTTCGCGGCCGTGGACGCCGCCCCCACCGACGTGGTCCCCGGCTCGCCGCTCGTCGCCGTGCTGTCGATCGTCATCGGGCTGGCGGTCGCGGTGGGCGGTGGGCTCCTGATGAGGTCCCAGCGCGAGACCCGGTCGGCCCGGGTGACGGCGGCCGAGGAACGCGCCACGAGCGATCGCCTCGGTGACGAGGTGGCCCGGCGCCAGGAGCGTGAGCGCATCGCGCGCGAGGTTCACGACGCGATGGGCCACCGGCTATCGCTGCTCAACCTGCACGCGGGCGCGCTCGAGGCGAATTCCACCGATCCGCGGGTGGCCGAGTCGGCGCATCTGGTACGCACGAGTGCGACTGCGGCGATGGATGATCTCCGGTCCCTGTTGGCGGTGCTGCGCGATCCGATGGCGTTCGAGAACGCGAATGTGCCGTTGTCGAAGCTCCCCGAGGTCGTCCGCGAATCCTTCGGCGCCGGACAGTCGCTCAGCTCCTCGATCTATATCGCCGATCCGGAACGGGCCGATCCTGCGCTGTCGCGAGGCGTCTATCGGATCGTGCAGGAGCTCCTCACGAACGCCCGACGCCACGCTCCGGGCGAGCAGTTGTTCCTCACGGTCGAGGGCAGTCCCGGCCGCGGCATCGTGATCGATGCCCGCAACCGCTATGTCGGTGGCCGCACCAGCGAGGCCGGGGGCTCACGCGGCCTGACGGGCATCACCGAACGTGCCGAATTGCTGGGCGGCCAGATGACCTATGGCCTCGACGACGGTGGCCAGACCTTCCGGGTGCATGTCGAGCTGCCCTGGCGAGAAGCCTGA
- a CDS encoding DUF4352 domain-containing protein, which produces MTNQPGPNPNPQPHFNPQGSQAYSTTPAPGWEGHPPGAPQPPKKPNVVAIAALVVAVLAFLFSVIEGAYLVGWILIPIALVLSIVALVQKFQPKKLAITALIVSIIAGIAAPIAFLASAARAFNDSFGGTEVTAAPPGQSAPAQSGDAATTGGAEPDASGEQGTRTNPYPLGTAISSKDWTVTVNSFEADATKKVLAENEFNKQPADGNTYAMANVTVTYIGETSGTPFEINVSYVTASGNTVNTYDATVLGPDELPSNELYNGASATGNIFLQIPKDDAGALRVRPGFIADEVFVAIK; this is translated from the coding sequence ATGACCAACCAGCCCGGCCCGAACCCCAACCCACAGCCCCACTTCAACCCCCAGGGTTCGCAGGCGTACTCGACGACTCCCGCGCCCGGCTGGGAGGGCCACCCGCCCGGCGCCCCGCAGCCGCCGAAGAAGCCCAACGTGGTGGCGATCGCCGCCCTGGTGGTGGCGGTCCTGGCCTTCTTGTTCTCGGTGATCGAGGGTGCCTATCTGGTGGGCTGGATCCTGATCCCGATCGCGCTCGTGCTGTCGATCGTCGCGCTGGTCCAGAAGTTCCAGCCCAAGAAACTGGCGATCACCGCGCTCATCGTGAGCATCATCGCCGGCATCGCGGCCCCGATCGCGTTTTTGGCCTCGGCGGCGCGTGCTTTCAACGACTCGTTCGGCGGAACCGAGGTCACCGCTGCCCCGCCCGGGCAGTCTGCACCGGCGCAGTCCGGCGATGCGGCCACGACTGGCGGAGCAGAGCCCGACGCGAGCGGCGAGCAGGGCACGCGTACCAATCCCTATCCCCTCGGCACCGCCATCTCCAGCAAGGACTGGACCGTGACGGTGAACTCGTTCGAGGCCGACGCCACCAAGAAGGTCCTCGCAGAGAACGAGTTCAACAAGCAGCCCGCCGACGGCAACACGTATGCCATGGCGAATGTCACCGTGACCTACATCGGCGAGACCTCGGGCACGCCGTTCGAGATCAACGTGAGCTATGTGACCGCCAGCGGCAACACCGTCAACACCTATGACGCCACGGTCCTGGGCCCGGACGAACTGCCCTCCAACGAGCTGTACAACGGCGCCAGCGCCACCGGCAACATCTTCCTGCAGATCCCCAAGGACGATGCCGGCGCCCTGCGCGTGCGCCCCGGATTCATCGCCGACGAGGTCTTCGTGGCGATCAAGTGA
- a CDS encoding DUF1801 domain-containing protein, with amino-acid sequence MDPVPFPRTGAPALRALVSAGYEHLAQLDGVRMSDVLALHGMGQKGIGALRRAMAEHGWAFAEDDPTVGAVQGGRVKVTEGRQPERNDSATAPTEVSPKEWIAALPKPRQRDDGATLLAMFDEVTGETATMWGPSIVGYGELHYVYESGREGDMPRLAFSPRGANNVLYGVHGPGSEELLARLGKHRLSVSCLYINKLADVDLDVLRELVELGWRTNAAT; translated from the coding sequence ATGGATCCTGTCCCGTTCCCCAGAACCGGGGCCCCGGCCTTGCGCGCGCTCGTCTCGGCTGGTTATGAGCATCTGGCTCAGCTCGATGGCGTACGCATGTCCGACGTCCTCGCATTGCACGGCATGGGCCAGAAGGGCATCGGTGCGCTGAGGCGGGCGATGGCAGAACACGGGTGGGCGTTCGCCGAGGACGATCCGACCGTGGGAGCGGTTCAGGGTGGACGGGTGAAGGTGACCGAGGGGCGCCAGCCGGAGCGCAACGACAGCGCGACCGCGCCCACCGAGGTCTCACCGAAGGAGTGGATCGCCGCGCTGCCGAAGCCCCGGCAGCGTGACGACGGGGCAACGCTCCTGGCGATGTTCGACGAGGTGACGGGCGAGACCGCGACCATGTGGGGCCCGTCGATCGTCGGATATGGCGAGCTGCACTATGTCTATGAGTCCGGCCGCGAGGGCGATATGCCGCGATTGGCGTTCAGCCCGCGCGGGGCCAACAACGTGCTCTATGGCGTACATGGCCCGGGGTCGGAAGAGCTGCTCGCCCGCCTCGGGAAACACCGGTTGAGTGTGAGCTGCCTGTACATCAACAAGCTCGCCGATGTGGACCTCGACGTCCTGCGGGAGCTCGTCGAGCTCGGCTGGCGCACCAACGCGGCCACCTGA
- a CDS encoding PfkB family carbohydrate kinase, with product MQLREDAQWSLAIATSMGIRITPENHQPVHTSSRYMMHATSAESNVASVISYLGEPTMVLTNFVADSPMSAFIKSDLRSRGMNFRGPDKPQGDAWGYRHQFNIADSGYGARAPRVWNDRAGEVGLDLDAADFDLDRLFADEGVKIVHLSGLVAALSPKTTQFCLDVAEKAKANGCAVSMDMNYRASFWKDREKELREAFLAIAEKCDILIGNEEDFQLCLGIEGPEAGGEDLEGKIDNFKEMIGRIRKQYPQAQFIATTLREVISVNRHMWGMIVWGDGDFHVAMPREIGVLDRIGGGDGSVGGMLYGIIRGWEAEKCMKFGWATGALAATSITDYGAPADEDQVWTIWEGNARVQR from the coding sequence ATGCAGCTTCGCGAAGACGCCCAGTGGTCCCTCGCCATCGCCACCTCGATGGGCATCCGGATCACCCCCGAGAATCACCAGCCGGTGCACACGAGCAGCCGCTACATGATGCATGCAACGTCGGCGGAGTCGAACGTGGCGAGCGTGATCTCCTATCTCGGCGAGCCCACCATGGTGCTGACCAACTTCGTCGCCGACAGCCCGATGTCCGCGTTCATCAAGTCGGACCTCCGCTCGCGCGGCATGAACTTCCGCGGCCCGGACAAGCCGCAGGGGGATGCCTGGGGTTATCGCCATCAGTTCAACATCGCCGACTCCGGCTATGGCGCCCGCGCGCCACGGGTCTGGAACGACCGTGCCGGTGAGGTCGGCCTCGACCTCGATGCCGCCGACTTCGACCTCGACCGGCTGTTCGCCGACGAGGGCGTCAAGATCGTGCACCTGTCGGGCCTGGTCGCCGCGCTGTCGCCGAAGACCACCCAGTTCTGTCTGGACGTGGCGGAGAAGGCCAAGGCCAACGGCTGCGCCGTGTCGATGGACATGAACTATCGGGCGTCGTTCTGGAAGGACCGCGAGAAGGAACTGCGGGAGGCGTTCCTGGCGATCGCCGAGAAGTGCGACATCCTCATCGGCAACGAGGAGGATTTCCAGCTCTGCCTCGGCATCGAGGGTCCCGAGGCCGGCGGAGAGGATCTCGAGGGCAAGATCGACAACTTCAAGGAGATGATCGGCCGGATCCGCAAGCAATATCCGCAGGCCCAGTTCATCGCCACCACCCTCCGTGAGGTCATCAGCGTCAACCGGCACATGTGGGGAATGATCGTGTGGGGCGACGGCGACTTCCATGTCGCCATGCCGCGCGAGATCGGCGTCCTCGACCGCATCGGCGGCGGCGACGGGTCGGTCGGCGGCATGCTCTATGGCATCATCCGCGGATGGGAAGCCGAGAAGTGCATGAAGTTCGGCTGGGCCACCGGCGCACTCGCTGCGACCTCGATCACCGACTACGGCGCTCCCGCCGATGAGGACCAGGTCTGGACCATCTGGGAGGGCAACGCCCGCGTGCAGCGGTGA
- a CDS encoding FAD-linked oxidase C-terminal domain-containing protein, whose protein sequence is MTDALVLADLVEALPDGVLTTDPDILATYSIDRAMFVEPGRALALVRARDTSQVQAVMRIATKHRVPVVPQGARSGLSGAAIASDGCILLNVERMNKILEIDVPNRLVVTQPGIFNADLSHAVAEHGLYYPPDPASWEFCSIGGNLSTNSGGLCCVKYGVTTDYVLGLELVLADGRLLRTGRRTVKGVCGYDLTKLIVGSEGTLGIITEATLMLRPKSEQPLTIAGLYESVEAAAAAVSAVVAAGMVPSLLEFMDRASIDAVNESFHMGFEDHVQAVLLAQSDAGGERARADIEQFAAIFEAAGGEVMIADDPAEGEALLAARRQVLTAFERFGTTMIDDVCVPRDRLVDLVHGVQELARDYRVMVGVVGHAGDGNFHPTVCFDPTDSDEMQRAKELFDAIMVLGLELGGTITGEHGIGTMKIDLLEREVGEVSLELHRRVKAAFDPLGILNPGKVFRPLAH, encoded by the coding sequence ATGACCGATGCGCTGGTGCTGGCCGACCTCGTCGAGGCGCTCCCCGACGGAGTGCTGACGACCGACCCGGACATCCTGGCGACCTACAGCATCGACCGGGCCATGTTCGTCGAGCCCGGGCGGGCGCTCGCGCTGGTTCGCGCGCGGGACACCAGCCAGGTGCAGGCCGTGATGCGAATCGCGACGAAACACCGCGTACCCGTCGTGCCGCAAGGGGCGAGGAGCGGGCTCTCCGGTGCTGCGATCGCCAGCGACGGCTGCATCCTGCTCAATGTCGAGCGGATGAACAAGATCCTCGAGATCGACGTGCCCAACCGGCTCGTCGTCACCCAACCGGGCATCTTCAACGCCGACCTGTCCCATGCGGTCGCGGAGCACGGGCTCTATTACCCACCCGACCCCGCATCGTGGGAGTTCTGCTCCATCGGCGGCAACCTGTCGACCAACTCCGGTGGGCTGTGCTGTGTGAAGTACGGCGTGACAACGGACTATGTTCTGGGCCTGGAACTCGTCCTCGCGGACGGACGCCTCCTGCGCACGGGCCGGCGTACCGTCAAGGGAGTGTGTGGCTACGACCTGACCAAGCTCATCGTCGGGTCCGAGGGCACGTTGGGCATCATCACCGAGGCCACGCTCATGCTCCGGCCGAAGTCGGAGCAGCCGCTGACGATCGCCGGGCTCTATGAGTCGGTCGAGGCCGCCGCTGCAGCGGTGTCGGCGGTGGTCGCGGCGGGGATGGTGCCATCTCTGCTGGAGTTCATGGATCGCGCGAGCATCGACGCGGTCAACGAGTCGTTCCACATGGGGTTCGAGGACCACGTGCAGGCGGTTCTGCTCGCCCAGTCGGATGCCGGTGGTGAGCGGGCCCGGGCCGACATCGAGCAGTTCGCGGCCATCTTCGAAGCGGCCGGCGGTGAGGTCATGATCGCCGACGACCCCGCCGAGGGGGAGGCGCTGCTCGCCGCCCGACGCCAGGTGCTCACCGCCTTCGAGCGATTCGGCACGACCATGATCGACGATGTCTGCGTCCCCCGCGACCGGCTCGTGGACCTGGTGCACGGCGTCCAGGAATTGGCGCGGGACTATCGCGTCATGGTCGGCGTCGTCGGTCATGCCGGTGATGGCAACTTCCACCCCACTGTCTGCTTCGATCCGACCGATTCCGACGAGATGCAGCGGGCCAAGGAACTCTTCGACGCGATCATGGTCCTCGGCCTCGAGCTGGGCGGCACGATCACCGGCGAGCACGGCATCGGCACCATGAAGATCGACCTCCTCGAGCGGGAAGTCGGCGAGGTGTCCCTCGAATTGCATCGTCGCGTCAAGGCCGCGTTCGATCCGCTCGGCATCCTCAACCCGGGCAAGGTCTTCCGACCGCTGGCCCACTAG
- a CDS encoding NAD(P)-dependent alcohol dehydrogenase has translation MTTTVRAWAAPDAGAPLEPITIERRDLRPDDIRIDIRAAGICHSDIHTVRGEWGAQTYPIAPGHEIAGIVTEVGSAVTKFKVGDRAGVGCMVDSCGECESCAEGEEQYCTNGVVWTYASRYPDGEITQGGYSQQIVVTERFALSIPESIPFENAAPLLCAGITTYSPLEHWGVGPGSKVAVVGMGGLGHMGVQIANALGAEVTVLSQSDRKADDSKRFGAVAHRATADRAVFRELRESFDFILNTVSAGIDLGDYLGLLRRDGVMVNVGMPTEPLPVVLPTLIGRRRSLSGSNIGGIAQTQRMLDFCAEHGIAAEVEVIGAEKINEAYDRVVNSDVRYRFVIDTATL, from the coding sequence ATGACGACCACCGTCCGCGCGTGGGCGGCCCCGGATGCAGGGGCACCGCTGGAACCGATCACGATCGAGCGCCGCGACCTGCGACCCGACGACATCAGGATCGACATCAGGGCCGCCGGCATCTGCCACTCCGATATCCATACGGTCCGCGGCGAATGGGGTGCGCAGACCTACCCCATCGCTCCGGGCCATGAGATCGCCGGCATCGTCACCGAGGTCGGCTCGGCGGTCACGAAGTTCAAGGTCGGCGACCGGGCCGGCGTGGGATGCATGGTCGACTCGTGCGGCGAGTGCGAGTCGTGCGCGGAGGGCGAGGAGCAGTACTGCACGAATGGCGTTGTTTGGACCTATGCCTCGCGCTATCCCGATGGCGAGATCACGCAGGGCGGCTATTCGCAGCAGATCGTGGTCACCGAACGATTCGCGCTGAGCATTCCGGAGTCGATCCCGTTCGAGAACGCCGCCCCGCTGCTGTGTGCGGGGATCACGACCTATTCGCCGCTCGAGCACTGGGGCGTGGGCCCGGGCTCGAAGGTGGCTGTCGTGGGCATGGGCGGGCTCGGCCACATGGGCGTACAGATCGCGAATGCCCTGGGTGCCGAGGTGACCGTGCTGTCCCAGAGCGACCGCAAGGCCGACGACTCGAAGCGATTCGGCGCGGTCGCGCACCGTGCGACCGCCGATCGCGCCGTGTTCAGGGAACTGCGCGAGTCGTTCGACTTCATCCTCAACACGGTGTCGGCGGGGATCGACCTGGGTGACTATCTGGGACTGCTCCGTCGCGATGGGGTCATGGTCAACGTCGGCATGCCGACCGAGCCGCTGCCGGTGGTCCTGCCCACGCTCATCGGCCGCCGCCGTTCCCTGTCCGGATCGAACATCGGCGGTATTGCCCAGACCCAGCGGATGCTCGATTTCTGCGCCGAGCACGGCATCGCGGCCGAGGTCGAGGTGATCGGAGCCGAGAAGATCAACGAGGCCTACGACCGCGTCGTGAACTCGGATGTGCGCTATCGGTTCGTGATCGACACGGCAACGCTGTGA
- a CDS encoding YbaK/EbsC family protein, with protein sequence MTALHPSCVRVNEIIEAAGIAGRVRILPEAAPTAQSAADQVGVEVGAIANSLIFRTASDRPLLVMTSGAHRVDTKVVAEVIGEKIGRADADFVRRHTGQPIGGVAPVGHPTPITTLIDEDLAQFPELWAAGGIPHAVFPLTFDELVALTGGTVTRVA encoded by the coding sequence GTGACGGCTCTCCATCCGAGCTGCGTCCGGGTCAACGAGATCATCGAGGCCGCCGGGATCGCGGGTCGCGTACGCATCCTCCCCGAGGCCGCGCCCACCGCACAGTCGGCCGCCGACCAGGTCGGGGTCGAGGTGGGGGCGATCGCGAACTCCCTGATCTTCCGGACCGCGTCGGATCGGCCGTTGTTGGTGATGACGTCCGGCGCGCATCGGGTCGATACCAAAGTGGTCGCGGAGGTGATCGGGGAGAAGATCGGCCGGGCGGATGCGGATTTCGTACGCCGGCATACCGGCCAGCCGATCGGCGGTGTGGCACCGGTCGGGCACCCCACACCGATCACAACGCTCATCGATGAGGATCTGGCGCAGTTCCCTGAACTGTGGGCCGCGGGCGGGATCCCGCACGCGGTGTTCCCGCTGACGTTCGACGAACTCGTCGCGTTGACGGGAGGCACGGTCACGCGGGTCGCCTGA